The DNA window CATAAACATGGAGCCTTTTCTCTTCTGAACCCAGAGCGGCCCTTCGGCAGGGTATCTAGACTGCACATGGGGAAGATATACTCCTTCCGTGTGCAGCTGAGTCTGAGAAACAAAAGCACCCACACTTCCCATGACTCCAATCCTGGAGAAATGCTCTGGGAAGGAATTAGAATTCCCGCAATCAGCAATCGGCACCTCCTTTGTGCTCGGCGTCGCTGCAGGACCTTTGGATAAGTGTACCCCGGAGAAATAGCACCTACGACTAAGGCAGCTTTTCCGGGCCAGAGACAATTGGGGGGAAACATTAAACTGGGGTACTGTGAAAAAGCAGTGTAGTCTGGCAAAGTCAAGGGAGGCTTCTGGGACGGAGGGGGGGGAATGGGAgggtgaggggggcgggggggcggggactgGAACATGGCCCTGACCCATAGGTTGGATATGGATAAGACAAGAGCAGATTGGCCTTACAGACAACACCGCCTGGGAACCGCCCATGCCCCCCGGCTATGGTCAACGTCACCTTGTTCTTCAACATAGTTGTTGTGGACAGCGAGCCCTTGGGCCGTGTCTCCTTTGAGCTGTTTGCAGACAAATTTCCCAAAACAGCAGAGAACTTTCATGCTCTGAGCACCACAGAGAAGGGATTTGGTTTCAAAGCTTCCTGCTGTCACAGGATTATTCTGGGATCTATGTGCCAGGGTGGTGACGTCACACGCCATAATGGCACTGGCGGCCAGTCCATCTATGGGGAGAAATCTGATGATGAGAATTTTATCCCGAAGCACACAGGTCCTGGCATCCTGTCCGTGGCAAATGCTGGACCCAACACGAACGGTTCTGTCTTTCATCCGCACCGCCAAGTCCGAGTGGTTGGACGGCAAGCACATCGTGTTTGGCAATATGACCGAGGGCATGAACGTCGTGGAAGCCATGAGTGCTTTGGGTCCAGGAGCCGCAAGAAGATGACCAGTGCTGACCGTGGACAAATCGAATACATTTGACTTGTATTTGGTCTTAACTACAGGAACATTCCTTGTGTAGCTCTGGAGAGCACTCCTCTGCCCCCATCTGCTTGCATATATAATCTTTGTGCTCCCCCTGCAGTTCCCGGGTCCCGGGTtttccttgccccccccccccgactagCTGGATTGCAGAGTGAAGTTTATGATcatgaaataaaagtgaaacGACAACAACAAAGAGCAGATTGGAGGGTGTGTGTAGAGAAGTTGTCATTCATTCCTGGAGTCCCGACTGTGCTCAGGCATCCCGCTAAGCAGTGGAAAACAGAAACCTGTCAAGGAGCTCTAGTGTGGGAGGTGGAAGTGGAGGGGAGGCTAAAACACAGGAAATGTGTATTATTCCACAAGAATGTTAAGTCCCAGAAAGTAGAAATCTCAGTCCCGTTTGTCACTGTATCCTCGGTACCTAGAACAGTGCAGGCACGAATCCGGGGCTCAATAAATGCATGCTGAATGAAGAAATGCTGCCGTGGAGATACAGAATAATAGTAATGTTGACAGTTACCATTTACTAAGCACATACTTGTGCTAGAAAACGTGCTCAGATACATAATCTTATTGGACCTCCAGCATTTGGAGAGTGCTGgaattatctcattttacagatctGAGAACCAAGGCTTTACAGAAATGACGCCTGCCTCCAGGTTACGTAGCCCGTGAGCGGCAGACACCGAATTCACGACTGCAGAACCCCACAGGCTGCCTTGTCCAGAACGCTGTTTGGGGGCGTCTGTCTGGCAGCTGATGGAAAAGTGCAGGGAGAGACCCGAGACAGGGCGGCCACCGCAAGGACACAGCGAACAGTAAGGCGCACGAGCCGAAGCGGTCGCGGTGGCGCCGGCGAAGAAAGGATTGCTGTTCTGGCACCTCGAAGCTCGGGGCTTGGCGACTTCCTGGATGCAGGACCTCGTTTGTCGCCTGGAAGTAGAAAGGATGCCGGTAGCCCCGAGAGAAAGAGCTTTCCCCTGGTTCCTAGCTCGCCGGTGCGCCGACCCCGCCTCCAGCACTGCGGGGTCCGCAGGGCACTGGCCGCCGCGGCCCCTGGAGGTACCTCAGCCCGTCTCGCGTTCCGGGCGCGCGCGGGCGCCGCagagccgggggcggggcctggccgcGAACTACAATTCCCAGGGGGCATCGCGCGGAACACCGCCGTTTTCGGCTGAGCTCACTTCCGGCCTCCGGGCTGCTGACTCTCTCTTCCGGTCTTGGTGGCCCCCCGAGAGGCCCGTGGGGTGCGCACGGTGAGCGCCGAGCCCTGGGGGGCGCGGAGGCGTGGGTGGCGGCGGCCGGGCGCTCGGTCACGGCGGGCACGGGAGAGGCGCGCCGGCGGGAGACGTGGCTTCCTGGCGACAGAGGGCGCACCGAGAGGGGCCGCTGGGCCGGAGGGACCCCGAAAGGGATGTGGGCCAGGAGGAgcggggccccggggaggggTGTAGGGAGAACCCCTCGAGCGTGCGCGGAAACCCGTGGGGCCGGGCggaggagggggcggcggggTCTCCGGGGCGGACAGGCAGCCTGGCGGCGGGGTCCGCGCTGGTGGCGGATGGGGAAGGGGCTGCGGCCCTGGCGAGCTGGACTTGCCGAGGGACCTCTGCCGGGAAGATCGTGGTGTCCTGACGTGCGTGGGTCGCCCGCCCCGCTCGGCGTTTCTCTCCGCAGATGAGGCTGCTGGCGGCCGTGCTGTTGGCTCTGCTTGCGGTCAGTCGGGCGGAGGAAGGAGCCCGGCTGCTGGCCTCCAAATCGCTGCTGAACAGATACGCCGTGGAGGGGCGAGACCTGACCTTACAGTACAACATCTACAATGTTGGCTCGAGGTGAGGCGGCCCGGGGCGCATGGGGGGACTTCTCGGGGTTCTCAGGCTTCACGGCTGGGACCAGAGACCAGCACAGCGACCGGATGTTCTGGACCCGCTTTCACGTGAGGTACCGGGGCCATCGGCCACTTTGTTGAGTCGGGAGAATTTCTGAGTGGGGAGGAGCTAGAACTAGGGTCAAACCAGGAGAGGAAGATGCGAAGGCAGAACGAACCCACATGATCCTTTGCTACCTTGGGAGCGTTCAGGGTTCAGCACGTTGCTCCCTCCCTTTAACTTTATTCGCTGTGGTTTTTTCTTCCTCACGAGCCTTAGCCTTCTTCCCCTGTgtacagacacacagacacacggaaATTGGGGCAAGAATGAAGTTAGGCCTGTGCCTTCCCGGATATTTGGTGCTTCTTAGCCATAGAATCCAGTCCTTGACCGAGATTCTTTAGTGCGACGAAGCCAGGTTTCGGTGTGATTCCCATCTGTCTTCTGTATTTCTGATATTTTAGGACAAGCAGGCAGATTTAATTGCTGATCACTTTTTTGGTTAAAGATTtcgttttttatgttttttttattcatttcgagagagagagcgcgagcaggggaggggcagcaagagaggcggagagagaatcccaagcaggctccctgctgtcagtgcagacacaCGGGCTCCATGCCACCctctgtgagatcctgacctgagccgaaaccaagagtcagacgcttaaccaactgagccacccaggcacccctgattgctccttttttttttttatggtgtttttttttttaatatgaaatttattgtcaaattggtttccatacaacacccggtgctcatcccaacaggtgccctcctcagtgcccattacccactttcctctccccccacccccccatcaatcctcagtgtattctcagtatttaagagtctcttatggtttgcctttaaggttttgtttttaagtaatctctccacccaacatggaggttcgaactcacaaccctaagatcaggAGTCtcaggctctaccaactgagccagccaagcaccctaATTATTGATTAACTTTGTATCTGTTACATACTAACCACTTTGGTCCCTCCACTTACAGTGCTGCATTAGATGTGGAGTTATCCGACGACTCCTTCCCTCCGGAGGACTTTGGCATTGTCTCTGGAATGCTCAATGTCAAATGGGACCGGATTGCCCCGTATCCTCTTGGCGCCGGGTGACaaaggctgggggcgggggtgggggctgtgggtgTTGGGGATGACACGAACGCATTGCCGCAGTGAGGTCCCTTCAAACGGTCTGTCTGGCTGTGTGTGGCCATTTGTCCATCACCTCCCTGGATAGGATGGGACGAGAGGAAACTGAGTGTGAGTTAGTGTGGACTTGGGAAAGGAGCTTCCTAAAGTTTGGGTTATGAGGCCCTATGATATACAATACGGGAAGGCGTAGACGCTTAGATTTTCTGGTCAGGGTGAGTGTTCTCCTTGGGGTTTTCTTGTTCTTACTCTGTGCTTTCAGCCTTCCTTCGGTTAGTCACTGGCGGTTTCTGTGAGAGTGGCCGGTGTCCCATCCGTAGTACATGTTCCTTCAGAAACCTCTGTGCTGGGTACTCGTGAAGAAGCTGGACGTTGAGTGTGCCAGGGACCCGTATGACCCCACGCGTTTCGGGCTTAGGAAGAGGTCTGCATAAGCGTCATCGCGGGGTATCGCGGGCGGAAATCGCCGTGTGTTGACCGCTCCCTTTGTGAAGGGTGCATTTAGTCCGCAGGCGGAAAGGATGTTACGACAccagcctcattttcttccttccttaactGTCCGCCCAGCGCTAGCAACGTCTCCCACACGGTGGTCCTGCGTCCTCTCAAGGCCGGCTACTT is part of the Felis catus isolate Fca126 chromosome F1, F.catus_Fca126_mat1.0, whole genome shotgun sequence genome and encodes:
- the SSR2 gene encoding translocon-associated protein subunit beta, producing MRLLAAVLLALLAVSRAEEGARLLASKSLLNRYAVEGRDLTLQYNIYNVGSSAALDVELSDDSFPPEDFGIVSGMLNVKWDRIAPASNVSHTVVLRPLKAGYFNFTSATVTYLAQEDGPVVVGFTSAPGQGGILAQREFDRRFSPHFLDWAAFGVMTLPSIGIPLLLWYSSKRKYDTPKTKKN